In Streptomyces dangxiongensis, one DNA window encodes the following:
- a CDS encoding aldo/keto reductase, with the protein MPFARLATATTPTCHLGLGLAAVGRPGYINLGRDEDLGRDRGVEAMRARTHELLDAAYAQGVRYVDAARSYGRSEEFLADWLNARPGADDVVVGSKWGYTYTAGWSTDADRHEVKDHGLATYERQRAETDALLGGRLDLYQIHSVTQDSPALADKDLHARLADAAAGGLTVGFSTSGPAQADAVRAALAVTVGGEPLFRTVQSTYNVLETSAGAALAEAHEAGLTVIVKEGMANGRLAGPHAPDALKEVAAATGLGCDAVALAAVLRQPWAGVVLSGAATVAQLTSNLHAPAVDLDEDRLARLATLAEDPRAYWERRGQLPWH; encoded by the coding sequence ATGCCCTTCGCCCGTCTCGCGACCGCCACCACGCCGACCTGCCACCTCGGCCTCGGCCTGGCCGCCGTCGGCCGCCCCGGCTACATCAACCTCGGCCGCGACGAGGACCTCGGCCGGGACCGCGGCGTCGAGGCGATGCGCGCCCGCACCCACGAACTCCTGGACGCCGCCTACGCCCAAGGCGTCCGGTACGTCGACGCCGCCCGCTCCTACGGCCGCAGCGAGGAGTTCCTCGCCGACTGGCTGAACGCCCGCCCCGGCGCCGACGACGTGGTCGTCGGCAGCAAGTGGGGCTACACCTACACCGCCGGCTGGTCCACCGACGCAGACCGGCACGAGGTCAAGGACCACGGTCTCGCCACCTACGAACGCCAGCGCGCCGAGACCGACGCCCTGCTCGGCGGCCGGCTCGACCTCTACCAGATCCACTCGGTGACCCAGGACAGCCCGGCCCTCGCCGACAAGGACCTCCACGCCCGGCTGGCGGACGCCGCCGCCGGCGGTCTCACCGTCGGCTTCTCCACCAGCGGCCCGGCCCAGGCCGACGCGGTCCGCGCCGCGCTCGCCGTGACGGTCGGCGGCGAGCCCCTCTTCCGTACGGTCCAGTCGACGTACAACGTCCTGGAGACCTCGGCCGGAGCGGCCCTCGCCGAGGCGCACGAGGCCGGGCTCACCGTGATCGTCAAGGAGGGCATGGCCAACGGCCGGCTGGCCGGACCGCACGCGCCGGACGCGCTGAAGGAGGTGGCCGCCGCGACGGGACTGGGCTGCGACGCCGTGGCCCTCGCCGCGGTCCTGCGGCAGCCGTGGGCCGGCGTGGTCCTCTCCGGTGCCGCGACCGTCGCCCAGCTCACGTCCAACCTGCACGCTCCCGCCGTCGACCTCGACGAGGACCGGCTCGCCCGCCTCGCCACGCTGGCGGAGGACCCGCGCGCCTACTGGGAGCGGCGCGGACAGCTTCCCTGGCACTGA
- a CDS encoding TetR/AcrR family transcriptional regulator, with the protein MALDRDHVLRSAAALLTRKSTATMDEVARAAGISRATLHRHFAGRDALVRALESLGIAECEAALERARPEDGPAPEAVRRLLREIQPAAGLLAFLYGENQLWEADRQHDGWQRLDTRIGALFQRGQRDGAFRIDLTPAWLTEALYGLIASGAWATLDGRVAARDFPTMIAELLLGGALRREEP; encoded by the coding sequence ATGGCCCTCGACCGTGACCACGTGCTCCGCAGCGCAGCCGCCCTGCTGACCCGCAAGTCCACCGCGACCATGGACGAGGTCGCCCGCGCCGCCGGCATCAGCCGGGCCACGCTGCACCGCCACTTCGCCGGCCGTGACGCGCTCGTCCGGGCGCTGGAGTCGCTCGGCATCGCCGAGTGCGAGGCGGCGCTGGAGCGGGCCCGCCCGGAGGACGGCCCCGCGCCCGAGGCCGTACGCCGGCTGCTGCGCGAGATCCAGCCGGCCGCCGGTCTGCTCGCGTTCCTCTACGGCGAGAACCAGCTATGGGAGGCGGACCGGCAGCACGACGGCTGGCAGCGCCTGGACACCCGCATCGGCGCCCTGTTCCAGCGCGGACAGCGCGACGGCGCGTTCCGTATCGACCTCACCCCGGCCTGGCTCACCGAGGCGCTGTACGGCCTGATCGCCTCCGGCGCCTGGGCCACCCTGGACGGCCGGGTGGCCGCCCGCGACTTCCCGACCATGATCGCCGAGCTGCTGCTCGGCGGCGCTCTGCGAAGAGAGGAACCATGA